A region of the Cytobacillus luteolus genome:
CGATTAGTAGGGGTAAGTTTTACTTATTTATTACAATAAGTGGACTAGTGGAAACGTACCTATGGATCCATAAGACTATCACATTAACTAAAGTGCCAGCCACTTTTCGAATTCAATAATTGGCTGGCACATTTTTATAGTTTGGAAGTGAACTAAAAGGTTTTTGAACGTAGTTGGAGAAATATTAAATAAACTAAATTTATGAGGTGCCTCCTATCGATTGAAATCATGAGGGCTAATGGCAACTGAAGTATATTTGACGCCATTGTTTTCGCGATAATTGCTGTAAAGCACGGGATGCATTTTGATTAATTGGTATGGTTCGAAACTATAAAGAGTGAAATTTTTCACAGTATATGTAGAGGAGTAAAACTATGAAAATCTTAACCTGGAATGCAGCTATGGCTTTCAGACGAAAAATTGAATATGTGCTCCCTTTTAATGCTGACATTCTAGTTATTCCAGAATGTGAAGCACCTCAAAAGTGGGGGAACAGCAAGTATTTAGAAAGTATATCTCAATTCGAATGGTTTGGAGAAAACCAGAATAAAGGTATAGGTGTTATTACCTTAAATGACTCCTATCGTATCGAAGTTCATCCGACATACTGTGATAAAATTCAGTACATTATCCCTCTAGTGGTCTCCGGAAAGGAAGAATTCACATTACTGGCAGTATGGTCGCAAAAAACTGCAACCACTTATGAAAGCTATATAGGTCAAATCTACTTAGCATTACAGCACTACGAATCTTTACTAAAAACTCCTTGCTTTATCATTGGCGATTGGAATAGTAACAAGATATTTGATCATATTAAGCGGGTTGGAAATCATACAGAGGTAGTGGATATCCTAGCTAAACATGATATTACTAGCCTATACCACCAATACTTCAAAGAACAACATGGAGAAGAAACAAAACCAACACATTACTTTAGAAAAGAGTTTGCAAGCCCATTCCATATAGATTTTGCTTTCGCATCTCAAAACTTTGTA
Encoded here:
- a CDS encoding endonuclease/exonuclease/phosphatase family protein translates to MKILTWNAAMAFRRKIEYVLPFNADILVIPECEAPQKWGNSKYLESISQFEWFGENQNKGIGVITLNDSYRIEVHPTYCDKIQYIIPLVVSGKEEFTLLAVWSQKTATTYESYIGQIYLALQHYESLLKTPCFIIGDWNSNKIFDHIKRVGNHTEVVDILAKHDITSLYHQYFKEQHGEETKPTHYFRKEFASPFHIDFAFASQNFVNRLTKVEVGTYDKWIKHSDHIPIFLEIEK